The sequence below is a genomic window from Melioribacteraceae bacterium.
ATTTGAAGGTAGAGCGATGCATGCTATTCTTGCACCGCAAAAAGGTAAAAAGAAAAAATAGATAGGTGTTATAATGCCCAAAATGAAAAGTAACCGCGGAGCCGCTAAATCATTTAGAAAAACCGGTTCTGGGAAAGTAAAACGCAATAAAGCTTTTAAATCACACATACTCACTTCTAAATCGACTAAAAGAAAAAGAGGATTGAGAAAATCGATTCTCGTCTCGGCTGCCGATGAGAAGAGAGTAAAAAGAATGCTACAATAAACGGAGAAAAGTAAAATATGCCACGCTCAGTCAATCATGTTGCGTCGAAAGCACGGCGCAAAAAACTACTTAAAAAAGCCAAAGGCTACTGGGGTGCCCGCAGTAAAGTTCTTACTGTCGCTAAACATCATGTTGAAAAAGGCCTTGTTCATGCTTACAGGGATCGTAAGCTGAAAAAAAGAAATTACCGTTCACTTTGGATTATCAGAATAAATGCAGCTGCTAGAGAACACGGTATCAATTACTCCAAATTAGTCCATGCCTTGGATGAAAAAGGAGTATTAATAAATCGCAAACTTCTTGCTAATATCGCCGTCGAGAATCCTCAGGCGTTTGCTGATGTAGTGAAATTTGCAATGAATTAATAATCTCCCTCTTGTATTTATTATTAATATGAATACAAGAGGGCTTTTTTTAAACTCTCGGGATATTATATGTTATCAAAAATTTCCGAAACCCGAAAAAATTTCGACCAGGACCTCTCCGCCGTTAAAGATCTTAAATCCCTCGAAGAACTTCGTATTAAATACCTGAGCAGAAAAGGTTTTGTTACTCAATTGTTCGAAGACTTCAAGAATGTCTCCCGCGATGAGAAAAAAACGGTTGGGCAATCCCTTAATGAATTAAAAATTTATACTCAGAATCACTTCGATTCATTAAAAGAACGGTTCGAAAAAGAATCCAAATTATCCTCCGGTTCTGAAATCGATATTTCTCTACCCGGCAGAATGACACAGCTCGGAAGCAGACATCTTATTACTCAGACGATGGATGAAGTAAAAGAGATTTTTAAAGGTCTTGGCTTTTCAGTTTACGAAGGTCCTGAACTGGAATCCGACTACAATAACTTCGGAGCCTTGAATTTTCCGGATGATCACCCTGCACGCGATATGCAGGACACATTCTTTATTAACAGGAATTTCCTTTTGCGTACTCATACATCCCCGGTTCAAATCCGGTTGATGCAGGAAAAGAAACCTCCAATTCGTGCTTTAATGCCAGGTAAGGTTTTTAGAAATGAGGCGATAAGCGCAAAAAGTTATTGCCTGTTTCATCAGATTGAAGGATTGGTTGTCGATACCGATATTACATTTGCCGAACTGAAAGGGACTCTTGTCGGATTTATCAAACAATTTTTCGGTCAGGATGTCAAATACCGTTTCAGAGCAAGCTTTTTCCCGTTTACCGAACCGAGTGCAGAAATGGATATCTGGTGGCAGCCGAAAGGGAAGGAAGGCAGATGGCTTGAGATTCTCGGCTGCGGAATGGTTGACCCTAATGTACTTGTCAACGTTGGCATCGATCCGGAAAAATATATCGGTTATGCTTTCGGTATGGGAATCGAAAGACCTGCTATGCGTAAATACGGAATCGATGATATCAGAATTCTGTTTGACAGCGACATCCGTTTCTTAAAGCAATTTTAAAAAGGTTTCTTATGAAAATTTCTCTTAAATGGTTGAGTGATTACGTCGATCTCACCGATATCTCGATTGATGAAATTGTCCATAAAGTCTCTACTGCCGGCCTCGAAGTAGAAGAGGTTATTGATCAGTCAGCATTGTTCAAAAACATGGTTGTCGGGTATGTTAAAGAGGCAAAAAAACACCCTAACGCCGATAAGCTCTCTTTATGCGTGGTGACCGACGGACAAAATGATTTTAATGTAGTATGCGGTGCGCCTAATGTTGCCGCTGGCCAAAAAATTCCTTTTGCTATGGTGGGTGCGGTAATTCCATCCAATGGACTGAAACTTGAAAAAGTTAAAATCCGTGGTGAGATCTCAATGGGTATGATCTGTTCCGAGAAAGAACTTGGCATAAGTGATAATCACGAAGGAATTATGGTTCTGGATCCGCAGTTGAATACGGGAGAAGAACTTGCCGCTGCACTCGGCATGGATGATATTGTAATTGATGTTGCAATCACACCTAACAGAGCCGATGCGTTAAGTCATATCGGATTTGCAAGAGACATTGCCGCCATTTTCGGTAGGAAATTTAACTACCCCTCATTTGAATTAGTCGAATGCACTGAAAAATCTGATGCAACCGCAGAAGTGGAAATTATTGATTCTGCTAATTGTCCGAGGTATGTTGGCAAAGTTGTTAAAGGTGTAACTATTAAAGAATCGCCTGAATGGCTCAAAAGAAAATTAAAAAGTATCGGACTGCGGCCGATCAACAATGTAGTAGATGTTACGAATTTTGTGCTTTACGAAGTTGGCCAGCCATTGCATGCATTTGATCTTGACAATCTCTCAGGAAAAAAAATTGTAGTCAAATCAGCAGTTGAAGGGGAAAAATTTATTACGCTCGATTCAAAAGAGAGAATTCTTTCATCAGCTGATTTGATGATTTGCGATACAGCTAGAAATGTGGCAATTGCCGGTGTTATGGGAGGCGAAAACTCCGAAGTAACTTCCGGTACTAAGAACATTCTAATCGAAAGTGCTTTTTTTAATCCTTCCTCAATCAGGAAGACTGCAAAGAGATTGGGGCTCTCCACCGATGCATCTTTCAGATTTGAAAGAGGAACGGATTACAATATTGTAATCTGGGCTGCGCAGCGGGCGGCACAACTTATTAAAGAAGTAGCGGGAGGAGAGATTCTAAGCGGTCATATCGATGCTTACCCGAAAACTATAGATTCACGGTCCGCTAATATTCGTTTTGCCAGAATAAATAAGATTCTAGGTTATTCTGTGCCTGAAGAGGAAGTTATTAAAATCCTCGGTAGTCTCGGATTTGAAATCAAAACGCAGAACAATGAATCACTGAATGTTCAAATTCCGGCATACAGACATGATATTGAAAGAGAAGTGGATCTTATTGAAGAAGTAGCAAGAATCTACGGATATGATAAAATTCCGGATGTCGTGAGTATTTCTGTTCCGCTTGAAACTAAAGTAGACCAGTCAGCTTTTAATGGAAGATTAAGGAATATCGCTACATCTCTCGGATTTTTTGAAATCATGTCCAACTCGCTTCTGAGTTGTGATATTGCTGAAAGATTCGGAAAGCCGATAAAAATGCTGAATCCGCAGAATAGTGAGATGTCTCATCTTCGTCCGTCGCTTTTACCTGGCATGCTCCAGGCCGTTTCTAATAATCTGAAAGTGTTCGAGAAAAATCTGAAGTTTTTTGAGATTGGCAAAGTTTTCGAAAGAAAGCATGATGATGAAATAATTAGTTTTGATGATTTTACCGAATCGGATCAGCTTATTTTCGGTTTAACCGGGCATTCGGTTCAGGCTGAATGGTTCGAAAAAGATAAACTCTTTGATCTCTATGATTTAAAAGGATTAGTTGAGAGTTTTATAACCAGATTATTTCCGCAAGTTAGTTACTCAATCGTTATTGAGGACTCTGTTTTCTTTGAATCGTCATTTTCTGTCTATATGAATAAAATAAAAATCGGTTCCGGCGGTAAAGTGAAAAGTGATTATTCAGGGTCATTCGATTTGAACCAGGATCTTTTTACATTCGTCTTTGATATTGATCTGTTGAAAACGATAAATGAACCTGATAAAAGATTTACCGAACTCTTGAAGTTTCCTAAGGTTTATAGAGATGTGGCTTTCATTTTAGACAGGACTGTAAGGTCTGATAAAGTTGCAGAAAATATTCAGCAAGCCGGCTCTAACTTGTTGCATCAGATAAAGTTATTTGATATCTTTCAAAGCGACAGTTTAGGTGAGGGTAAAAAATCACTTGCATTTCAGTTGGAGTTCTACGATTCATCAAGAACTCTGAAGGAAGATGAAGTCGAAAAAGATTTGCGCAATATTATTAAATCTGTCGAAAAAACATTTAGTGCACAATTAAGAGGTGCATAGTTGGGTGAAGGCTCTAAATACGATCTCTTTTATGAAGAGTTAAATGCTCTCGAAAAGCAGATCTATTATTTTATTCAAAAAGGTTCAGAGCTAATGGAGGCAAATCAAGCTTTGAACAATAGAATTAATCAACTCGAAAAAGAAAATGAAATTTTAAAAAAGAAGATTTCTGAAATCGAATTAAAAGTCAGCAAAACATTGTTTAATGAAGAGAACCTGTTCGGTTCGGACACAATTAAATTGGAGGAAAGAGAAGCACTAAAGAGTAAAATCGGCGAATTGATAGCAAAAATTGACTATCATTTGCGTTCTTAATTTGATGTTTGATGATGGAATAGACATAAAATGAGTGAAAAAAAGAAGCTAAAAGTAAAAATATTTGACAAGGAATATTCTTTACTTGTTGAGAATCAGGAGATTGCTGCTGAATTGGCTGAGTATGTTAATACAATTATGGAAGAAACCAGACTAGAATTACCGGATCAACCTAAAGATACAATTGCGATTATTGCTGCACTTAATATAGCCTACGATCTTTTTGTAGAAAAAAATAAATATCGTGAATTCAGCATTCAGGCAACCGACAAAATCAAAAAAATAAAGCTTCTTTTAAACGAATCCAAATTTGTGTCGAACCCATCATAATTTTCCCGCTCCGTCGGCTTGAGTATAAAAAAGAACTAACAATAAAATACCTAAGGGTTATTGACTCACGACGTGTATTACAGGCCTCACTCCCTTGCGGAGATTCCGAATATATCGGGACAGTGGAAGTAAAAAGCGTCGGGCAATTTCCCGCATTGTATAGGAAAAGGTTCTTTTCCTATGCAAAGGTCGGCGGCTGCGGTTATATATAAATTTTCGTTTAATGGAGGACTAATGCAGTTGGATTTGATTATGGTATTGATCATTGCTGCCGTCACAGCAATTATATCTTTTGTTTTGGGATGGTTAATTAATTCCAAAATCGGAAAGAACAACATTTCTAATGCTAAAGAAAAAGCTCAAAAATTAATTGAAGAAGCTGAAAAAGAAGCTAAACACCTTAAAAGAGAAAAACTCCTCGAAGTAAAGGATGAATGGCTTAAAAAGAAACAGGAATTTGATAACGAAGTTAATTCAAAGAAACAAAAACTTCAGAATCATGAAAAACAACTCGAATCAAGAGAAGAAAACCTTGAAAAGAAGTACGATCTTGTAAATCAAAAAGAAAAAAGTAACAAAGATCTTGAAAAGTTAATCCTTACTCAGAAAAATGAAGTTGATAGAAAGAGCCAGGAACTTGACAGATTAATTGCAGAACAGAATATCCGTCTTGAAAAGACAGCCGGATTAACTTCCGATGAAGCTAAAAAGATGCTTATGGAAAATATGATAAGCAAAGCTAAATCGGATGCTGCACAGTCGATTAAAGAAATCCGAGACCAGGCTAAAATTGACGCTAAGAAAGAAGCCCAGCGTATTACAATTCAGGCTATCCAGAGAACGGCTGTGGATCACTCGGTGGAATCGACTGTCTCTGTTGTCCAGATCCAGAATGATGAAATGAAAGGCAGGATTATCGGCCGCGAAGGACGAAACATCCGTGCTTTCGAAGCAGCTACCGGCGTCGATGTAATTGTTGATGATACACCCGAAGCGGTTATTCTCTCGGCTTTCGATCAGTTCCGGCGCGAAGTCGCACGTATCTCTCTCGAAAGGCTTATTGCCGACGGCCGTATTCATCCGGCAAGAATTGAAGAGGTCGTTGCCAAAGTTCAGGAGGAACTCGACGAGGAGATTCAGAAAGAAGGGGAAAATACACTTATACAGCTCGGATTGCACGGCGTTCATAATGAACTGGTAAAACATATCGGTAAAATGAAATACAGAAGCAGCTACGGACAGAACCTGCTGCAGCACAGTATTGAAGTTGCATACCTGACCGGTATTATGGCTGCCGAACTCGGTTTCGATACGACAATTGCAAAAAAAGCAGGACTTATGCATGATATCGGAAAGACGATTGATAAGGACGTCGAAGGACCGCATGCACTCCTCGGTTATGAATTGACAAAGAAATACAGTGAACATCCTATAGTTGTTAATGCTGTCGGAAGCCATCACGAAGATATTGAAATGGAACACCCGATTTCAGCGCTGGTTCAGGCCGCCGATGCTATCAGCGGTGCCCGCCCCGGAGCAAGAAGAGAACCTCTCGAAAGTTATGTGAAGAGACTCGAAAACCTTGAGAACCTTGCTAAATCGTTTGAAGGTGTTGCGAAGACCTATGCTATTCAAGCCGGCCGTGAAGTAAGAGTGGTTGTTGAACCGGATAAAATTGATGATGTGGTTGCAGATCGCCTGTCATATGAAATCGCTCAGAAGATTCAGGAAGAGATGGAATACCCTGGCCAGATTAAAGTTATGGTTATTCGTGAGGTTAGAAAGATTCAATACGCTAAGTAATTCTGAAATAATATTTTAGTTGAAACCCCGGTTAATTACTGCCGGGGTTTTTTATTTTAAAACAGATTCCGCTGAAATATTTAATCCCTATATTTAATCGTCAATAATTGACAGTTTTAATCAAATGAAGAAAAGTCTTTTCGGCTGTTTACTTATTTTTCTTATTTCCCCTCAAATCAGTCTCTTGGCTCAGATGAAAGAACCGGATAGTATCGATGTGTACCTTGTAAAAGAGAACTGGCATACAGGTATCATGTTCAGGATTGATGATTACACTTCCGGACTTTTACCCGCCCTCAAATATTTTAAGGATTACCAGTATATCGATATCGGTTGGGGTGATGCCGATTTTTACCAGATCCCCGGATTCGATCTGTTCCTTGCTGCAAAGGCAATTCTGATACCTACTCCGACTGTTATGCGGTTTGACGGTTACAAATTCCCGATAGAAAAAATTATAGAGTGGCGTGAGTTTGCCCTTAAGTTTGAATTACCAAAGGAAAGATTCCTCCTTCTGATTAATTACATTCAAGAACATTTGATTTTGGATGAGAAAGGTGAAACAATAATTTCCAAGCATGATATTGATTCTCCGGTCTATTTCTTCAAATCAAAAGGGGAGTATCATCTATTCAGGACGTGCAACACCTGGGCGGCTCAAGCATTAAAATCGACCGGAATTGATGTGGATACATTCGGACTTATTACAGCAGGCCAGTTGTATTCCAGGTTTGCAGAATATGCGAAAGTATTAAAGAGATATGATTGAGGCGCCGGTCGGAAAAAAGCTTTAGTATATTACTATCAAAAATTAATTTCCAAGATTATGAATTAAATTATCTTCATGGAAGATTTTACCAATATAACTTATCCGTTCTCGTAATTCATTTCGAAGGTTACCATTTGTTTTTCTAGATTTGTCGTTGGTGTTGATAATCTCTGTTCTTATTTCTTCAAAAGAAATCAAACTTGAAATAATAAAACATGCAAAAAGCTTCTGCATTCCCCTTCCTGCAATAAAACCTAATACATTAATCGAGCCTTTATTATACTTCGAAAATATTTCTAACAAGCAATCTTTATCCTCCTTACTTGGATTCAAAGTTGAATTTGGGTGATTGTGAACTAATAATAAATTATTCACTCCTTCTTTATTCAATCTTTCTGTTAATTCGATACTTGATAAAGAAGTTTGAATTGACTTATTATCATGACCTTTTTCCATCCAAAATCCATGGACAGATTTCATATCCCCTATTCCAATTATTAACCATTCGTGCTTTTTACCCTTTAATATCCCAGCACTCCACGAAGGAAATAAACCTATATCTATATCACATTCATAATATTTTAATTTCGAACCGAATCTTTTTTTTGTTTCTGCATCAATGCTAAAACTATACTCATCAAGTTTTATCCTTTCTGCAAATATTCTCAGTCTTCTTTTTCTTGCAAGATTAGTGATTTCAGATTCTGTTAAAGGTGCAGTGTCTTCGAAATAGCTCTTTAGGAGGTAAAACAAGAAAATCAGGATTAAAATACCTAATGCTAGTAATCCTTCTTCGGCATTTGACATGGAGAGAATTTTTTTGATTTGAGGCGCCGGTCGGATTCGAACCGACGAATAAAGGTTTTGCAGACCTTCCCCTTAAGCCACTTGGGTACAGCGCCATAATCATAAAAATAAAAATCCACCTAAGTGGATTTTGAGCGGGAAACGGGACTCGAACCCGCGACATCAACCTTGGCAAGGTTGCGCTCTACCAACTGAGCTATTCCCGCATGTCAGAATTTCAAATGTTTCAAAATTTGCGCCCTAAATATAACACCATTAACCTTTCATTTCAAATATCTTGTCTATTTTTTCTAGACCCTGGAACCGTGAACAAATCCTCTGTAAGGACGGGATTGCTGAACCGTTATAAATGCTCTTTTATCAACCGATTCCACAATTTTCATTATTGCTTTCTGGTGTTTTCTTTTAGCTATTACTATAAGAATTGAAACGCCTCCGCTTCCTCCTTCGGCCGGTAATATCGTTACACCGAATTTTGAACTTCTTAATTTGTTGGCGATGTCATCAGTATGATGCAGCGATACAATATTAACCTGAGCATATCCCAACGCCACATGCTGTTCTAAAGAGATTCCCATTATATTACCCAATGCGAATCCTACAGCATAACCGATCAGATTTATTGTGTGATCCATGTGCTGAACGATGTAACGCATCGCAAAAATCCAGATAAGAACTTCAAAGAAACCCGCCATTGCGGCCAGATACTTTCTTCCCTGAACCACAAGGATTGTCCGGAAAGTGCCGAGTGTCACATCTGCAACTCTCATCAGCATAATTATTAATGCGCCTAAAATTATTTCAAAACTCATAATTCTTATTTAAACCCTGAAAAATTTTTTATCTTAACGCAGCAAATTTAATACTTTAGGAACAATGTACGAAACCGAACGCAAAGATTTAGTTGAACAATTAAAAAGAAAAGGAATTTCTAATCAGTCTGTTCTGGATGCCTTTATGAATGTGGAAAGACATCTCTTTGTACCTGACATTATGAAACAGCATGCCTACGAGGATGTTGCTCTCCCGATCGGTTACGGACAGACGATTTCCCAGCCCTATACTGTTGCATTTATGACTCAATCAATGAATCCTCAGCCGGGACATAAAATTCTGGAAATCGGAACCGGTTCTGGTTACCAGGCGGCTATCCTTCTTAAGATGGGCGCACGAGTCTTTACTATCGAGAGAAACGATAAGCTATATAACAGTGCTCTCAAAACTTTTGATAATCTGGGATTGCGGATTGCCGCAAGATGCAGCGACGGTTCAATCGGCTGGGATGAATTCTCGCCTTACGACGGAATAATTGTTACTGCCGGAAGTCCTGGAGTTCCTAAAAACCTTCTGAGACAACTTGCCGTAAATGGTAAAATGGTTATTCCGGTTGGCGACAGGTCGGTTCAGACTCTTAAAATAATTACAAAGACTGCCGAAGAAGAATTTACTACTAATGAAGTTCCTTATTTTGCTTTTGTTCCTTTAGTCGGACGAGAGGGATGGAAAGAAAAGTAATTCTGATTGTCGGACCTACCTGTTCCGGCAAAACCCGGGTTTCAGTAGACCTGGCAAAAAGAATTTCATCCGAAATCATTTCTGCCGATAGCCGTCAGATTTATAAACACCTGAATATCGGAACCGCTAAACCGGATTCAGCAGAACTCGCTTCGGTAAAGCATCACCTGATCGATTTCCTCGAACCTGAACAGGATTATAACGTAAGCAGATTTGAAAACGATTCTCTCCGTATTATTAATGAAATTCTTTCGAAAGGAAAAATACCGGTCGTTGTTGGCGGTTCCGGACTTTATATCCATGCGCTTGTCGACGGAATCTTTAACGAAGTTGATACTGATGAAGAATTCCGGCTGGAATTAAAAGAGAAGCGGGAGAAATTCGGAAACAATTATTTATACGATGAGCTTGAGAAAATCGATCCTGTAAGCGCATCAAAAATGCTTTCACAGAATTGGAAGCGTGTAATGCGCTCTCTTGAAGTAATTCATCTAACAGGTAAACCGATCTGGCAGCTTCAAAAGGATTATAAGCGGGAAACTGATATAAATTTTGTTCAGTTCGGTCTCGATTGGCACCGCGCGGATTTATATAATAACATCAATTCCCGTGTTGATAGAATGATTGAAATCGGATTAGTAGAAGAAACAAGAAAAATTTTGGATAGTGGAATCCCCAGAACTGCCAACTCTCTTAATACTGTCGGCTATAAAGAAATTATCTCCTTTCTGGAAAATGAAATTACACTCGATAGAGCGGTTGAATTGATTAAGCGGAATACCCGCCGCTATGCTAAGCGGCAAATGACCTGGTTCCGGAAGGATTCAAGAATTAAATGGATTAGAATTGAATCTAATGAAGATCTTCTTAATGTACCGGAGATAATAATCCGTCAAATTTCCAATCTTAATTAAGTTTTCCTATCTTGCCTTAGAATAAATTACACAGTTGGATGAAAAATAAAATTAGAATAGCGTCCGGACAGGGATTCTGGGGTGACCTTATAGATGCCCCATATCAGCAGGTTACTGCAGGTCAGGTAGACTATCTTGTAATGGACTACCTGGCAGAAGTGACGATGTCGATCCTTCAAAAACAGAAAAATAAAAATCCGAAACTTGGTTATGCACGGGATATCCCTGAACTGATGGAACGGATTCTTCCCATCTGCGCTGAGAAAAAGATTAAGATTATTACCAACGGCGGCGGTGTAAATCCGGAAGCATGCGCTGAAGCAGTCCTGGAAGTCGCAAGAAAACATAATATTAACAATCTCAAAATTGCTCTCGTCATTGGCGATAATATTCTGAACCGGATCGATGAAGTATTATCCAGCGGTTCCGAATTAAAAAATATGGAAACCGGTGAATCGGTTAATGTTGTAAGAGACAAACTGCTAAGTGCGAATGTCTATTTCGGTGCAATGCCGATTGTAGACGCGCTTAAACAGGGAGCCGATATTGTAATAACCGGTAGAACCACAGATACCGGTTTGACTTTAGCACCGATGATCTTCGAATTCGGATGGGGAAAAAATGATTACGATCTTCTTTCCGCAGGTACAGTTGCCGGTCATATACTCGAATGCGGCGGTCAGGCCTCCGGCGGAAATCTGCTGGCTGACTGGAAGTCCGTTCCCGATATTGAAAATATCGGATTCCCGATAGCAGAAGCATATCCGAACGGAGAGATTATTATTACCAAGCATGAATCCCTCGGCGGAAAAGTAAGCATCGATACTGTATCTGAACAGCTCCTTTATGAAATCGGCGATCCTAAAAACTATATTACTCCGGATTGTGTTGCGGACTTTACCTCTATCCGTCTTGAAGAAGCCGGGAAAGACCGTGTAAAAGTTTACGGCGTTAAAGGATTTCCCGAAACGGAGTTTTACAAAGTTTCATGTTCCTATTCATCCGGGTATTCGGCTGTAGGCACTCTTACATATTCCTGGCCGGATGCTTTGAGCAAAGCCCGGAAAGCAGATCAGATCTTAAGAAAACGTCTTGAAAATCTGAATATTCAGTTCGAGGAGATTAGGACGGAATTCATTGGCTACAACTCGTGTCACGGTCCTTTATCTGAAGAAATTGACGAGAATAAGATTAACGAAGTAATGCTTCGTGTTGCTGTGAGAGGAACGGATTATGCCGCAATCGAAAGGTTTGGTAAGGAGATCGCTCCGTTAATATTGACAGGTCCGCCAAGTGTTACAGGATTTGCGGGTGGCCGTCCTAAACCGGCTGAAGTGGTTGCCTACTGGCCTGCGTTGATTCCGAAAAAATTAGTTGAACCAAAAGTAGAGATTGTTACAACATGAAAAAAATAAAATTGATCGACATTGCTCACGGCAGAAGCGGGGATAAAGGCGACGCCGCTAATGTCGGAATTATTGCTTATGATGATATCGGTTACGGAATTATTAAAAAAAATCTGACCGCAGAAAAAGTTAAAAAACATTTTGAAGGAATCTGTCTCGGTAAAGTTGAAAGATTTGAACTCCCGAATATCCGCGCCCTTAATTTCCTTCTTCATAATACACTCGGCGGAGGCGGAACCGTATCTCTGAAACATGATGCGCAGGGGAAAACTCTTGCCGCAGCCCTGCTGCGTATGGAACTCGATATCGAAGAGTGAAATTGGGCTGAAGATTAACAAAAAAAATCTATAAAAATAAATCTTATTGAAAGTGAGGACCAAATGTTCGAAGATCAATTGAAACGATTAAATGAATTAGGATCGAAGGTGAATTCGCTGCGGGGTTATCTTTAAATTAGATGATAAAGAAAATAAAATCTCCGAAATAAGAAAACAGTCCGAAGCACCGAATTTCTGGAACGACCAGAAGTCGGCTCAATCATTGCTCCAAAAATCGAAATCTCTTCAATCATGGGTGGATCTGTGGAACAGCCTGTTTTCCAAAGTTAATCACCTTAAGGAATTTATCGAACTCGCCGAAGCCGAACAGGATCAGAATCTTACAGGCGAACTTGAGAATGAATTGTCCGTAATCGAAAAAGATTACTCGGAACTTGAACTTAAAAGTATGCTGAGCGGAAAGGATGACGATAAAAACTGTATCCTTACAATTCATTCCGGAGCCGGCGGAACCGAAGCCCAGGACTGGGCTCAGATGCTTATGAGAATGTATCTGCGCTGGGGTGAACAGAACGGTTACAAAATGTCGATGATCGACTGGCTCGACGGTGACGGAGCCGGGATTAAAAGCGCTACGATAGAAGTGCAGGGAGAATTTGCATACGGTTACCTTAAAGCAGAAAACGGCGTTCACCGGCTTGTTAGAATTTCACCGTTCGATGCGAATAAAAGACGCCATACTTCATTTGCCTCGGTATTCGTTATCCCTGAAGTCGACGATTCAATTGAAATCGATATTAATCCCGCCGATCTCAGAATCGATACTTACCGTTCCGGCGGTAAAGGCGGACAGAACGTTAACAAGGTGGAAACGGCTATCAGAATTACTCACATTCCTACCGGGACTGTTGCAGCGTGTCAGTCGGAACGCTCCCAGATCCAGAACAAAACAAACGCATTTAAACTCCTCAAATCGAAACTCTATCAGATAGAACTCGAAAAGCAGCAGGCCGAGATTGATGAGATCGAAAAAAATAAAATGAAGATAGAATGGGGAAGCCAGATTCGTTCTTATGTTTTTCATCCTTACAATATGGTTAAGGATCACAGAACTAATTGGGAAACGTCCGATACTCAGGGTGTAATGGACGGCGACCTGAACGAATTCATTAAGGAATTTCTTCTCAAGTTTACCCAAAACTAAACTTGCGGGGTGTATATGTCCAGACTTGTCAGTTATTCAGCCGGTTCAATTATTGCGAAAGAAGGGGAAGCCGCAAGGAAACTTTTCTTTCTGGTTGAAGGGAGGATCGGGATTTATAAGTCGAATAAACTTATTACCGAGTTCGATAAAGAAGGTGAAATCGTCGGTGAGATGAGTCTTATACTCAAGAAACCTCGTACGGCAGAAATACGTTCTGTTACCGATTCAAAACTCCTGGAGGTTGAGGGTGATCTCGATGATATCGTTAGGCAGTATCCTGATATTTCAAAAAAAATTATTAAAGCTCTTGCCGAAAGGCTGGCTAAAGCCACGGACAGATTTTAAGCATTCAATCGGATTTATAAAATGAAAAGTCATACAGAATATCTCTGGTTCAACACTTCAAAAAGAAGAGAATATATTAACATTACACCTGAAGTTGAAAAGGCTCTTACTAAAAGTGGAATAAAGGAAGG
It includes:
- a CDS encoding DUF1446 domain-containing protein, producing MKNKIRIASGQGFWGDLIDAPYQQVTAGQVDYLVMDYLAEVTMSILQKQKNKNPKLGYARDIPELMERILPICAEKKIKIITNGGGVNPEACAEAVLEVARKHNINNLKIALVIGDNILNRIDEVLSSGSELKNMETGESVNVVRDKLLSANVYFGAMPIVDALKQGADIVITGRTTDTGLTLAPMIFEFGWGKNDYDLLSAGTVAGHILECGGQASGGNLLADWKSVPDIENIGFPIAEAYPNGEIIITKHESLGGKVSIDTVSEQLLYEIGDPKNYITPDCVADFTSIRLEEAGKDRVKVYGVKGFPETEFYKVSCSYSSGYSAVGTLTYSWPDALSKARKADQILRKRLENLNIQFEEIRTEFIGYNSCHGPLSEEIDENKINEVMLRVAVRGTDYAAIERFGKEIAPLILTGPPSVTGFAGGRPKPAEVVAYWPALIPKKLVEPKVEIVTT
- the prfB gene encoding peptide chain release factor 2 encodes the protein MFKLDDKENKISEIRKQSEAPNFWNDQKSAQSLLQKSKSLQSWVDLWNSLFSKVNHLKEFIELAEAEQDQNLTGELENELSVIEKDYSELELKSMLSGKDDDKNCILTIHSGAGGTEAQDWAQMLMRMYLRWGEQNGYKMSMIDWLDGDGAGIKSATIEVQGEFAYGYLKAENGVHRLVRISPFDANKRRHTSFASVFVIPEVDDSIEIDINPADLRIDTYRSGGKGGQNVNKVETAIRITHIPTGTVAACQSERSQIQNKTNAFKLLKSKLYQIELEKQQAEIDEIEKNKMKIEWGSQIRSYVFHPYNMVKDHRTNWETSDTQGVMDGDLNEFIKEFLLKFTQN
- a CDS encoding cyclic nucleotide-binding domain-containing protein is translated as MSRLVSYSAGSIIAKEGEAARKLFFLVEGRIGIYKSNKLITEFDKEGEIVGEMSLILKKPRTAEIRSVTDSKLLEVEGDLDDIVRQYPDISKKIIKALAERLAKATDRF